In one uncultured Methanoregula sp. genomic region, the following are encoded:
- a CDS encoding diadenylate cyclase: MKIDISSTLIQAAEGFSAEYRIALAKGDPETALLHAQKCLFIYRNLSDRFPHHPQSFPAKAKEWTAIVASLKEQILNKSISPAPPRPEVEKKVTPVDNEINEEFWQQILTDNTDIRIFVLDSVFHIASEIAKEGREGKAVGTAFLIGDTDAVLRHSRQLILNPFQGHKEEDRCITNPEMKECIKELAQLDGAFVVRGDGIVEAAARYITIDTSNVTIPQGHGTRHSSIAAITQATRSIGIIVSQSGGKISVVREGKIFKTIHP, from the coding sequence ATGAAGATTGACATCTCATCCACCCTTATCCAGGCTGCTGAAGGGTTCTCAGCGGAGTACCGGATTGCCCTTGCAAAAGGAGATCCTGAGACTGCCCTTCTGCATGCACAAAAATGTCTTTTCATATACCGGAACCTCTCTGACCGGTTCCCCCATCACCCGCAGTCCTTTCCGGCAAAAGCAAAAGAATGGACAGCAATCGTGGCCTCTTTAAAAGAGCAGATCCTGAATAAATCGATCAGTCCTGCTCCCCCCAGGCCTGAAGTAGAGAAGAAAGTAACTCCTGTGGATAATGAGATCAATGAAGAGTTCTGGCAGCAGATTCTCACCGATAATACCGACATCCGGATATTTGTGCTGGATTCGGTCTTTCATATCGCCTCAGAGATTGCGAAGGAAGGAAGAGAGGGAAAAGCAGTTGGCACGGCATTTCTCATTGGCGATACCGATGCCGTGCTCCGGCATTCCCGGCAACTGATCCTGAACCCGTTCCAAGGACATAAGGAAGAAGACCGGTGTATAACCAACCCCGAAATGAAAGAGTGCATCAAGGAACTTGCACAACTGGATGGAGCCTTTGTGGTCCGGGGAGACGGGATTGTAGAAGCCGCAGCCCGGTATATCACGATTGATACGAGCAATGTAACGATCCCCCAGGGACACGGGACCCGCCATTCTTCTATTGCAGCCATTACCCAGGCAACCCGGTCAATAGGAATAATTGTATCCCAGAGCGGCGGGAAGATCTCTGTTGTCAGGGAAGGGAAAATATTCAAAACCATCCACCCATAG
- a CDS encoding cation:proton antiporter, which produces MDTYFLVNLLIIFVLSILVLFVCSYLRVPTMVGFLITGVVAGPFGLAFITDVDQVNTFAEIGVALLLFTIGLEFSFKNLIRVKKAVIIGGLVQVLTTIAAVYILLTFLGRSFGEAVFIGFLISLSSTAIVIKLLQQRGEIDSPYGKNTLAILIFQDLVTIPMMLLIPVLSGTGSGPANSLPVLLLQGCLFIVVVFISARWIVPRILFEAAKFRSKELFLFCILGICVAIAYLTSNAGLSLALGAFFAGLIIAESEFNLEALSDIIPFRDVFTSFFFISIGMLLNVHFFISNTIVIIIIVLGIIIIKFGTGSISALVLGLPVRTVLLIGFAMAQIGEFSFVLSQTGLQYSLISDETYQLFLSVSLITMACTPFMISAAPRIIDTLSDKKVLKRQLPEPEEAIRPDKPHELTDHIIIVGYGLNGQNVAKTARLSAIPYTIIEMNAETVKAEKEKGEPIFFGDATDEDVLKHAHIASARIILIVISDPVAIGLIVKHARLMNPGIHIIARTRYLGDVNELYKLGADEVVSEQFETSIELFTRILTRYLIPKKEIETFIEEIRKNAYVMLRDFPIPDLSYEEMKINNPEITIASVRLPEGSHFIEKTLSESAIRQDYHITILAIRRKNNVLTNPPGDEKFEEHDLVIVHGNAKDISRFIEQVQNLK; this is translated from the coding sequence ATGGACACGTATTTTCTCGTCAATCTCCTGATAATATTCGTATTATCGATCCTTGTCCTCTTTGTCTGCTCGTATCTTCGTGTCCCCACCATGGTCGGCTTTCTCATCACCGGCGTAGTTGCCGGACCATTCGGCCTGGCATTCATAACCGACGTTGACCAGGTGAATACATTTGCCGAGATCGGGGTGGCATTGTTACTCTTCACCATCGGCCTTGAATTTTCCTTCAAGAACCTTATCCGGGTAAAAAAAGCCGTAATAATCGGCGGCCTTGTACAGGTCCTCACAACCATTGCTGCGGTGTATATTCTCCTGACATTCCTCGGGCGCAGTTTCGGCGAGGCAGTTTTTATCGGTTTTTTAATCTCGCTGTCAAGTACGGCTATCGTGATAAAACTCCTCCAGCAGCGGGGAGAGATCGACAGCCCCTATGGTAAAAATACGCTCGCCATCCTCATCTTCCAGGACCTGGTAACGATCCCGATGATGCTCCTCATCCCGGTATTATCCGGGACCGGGAGCGGACCGGCAAATTCCCTCCCGGTTCTTCTCCTGCAGGGCTGCCTGTTCATCGTGGTTGTCTTTATCTCGGCCCGGTGGATTGTCCCGAGGATCCTCTTTGAAGCAGCCAAATTCCGCAGTAAAGAGTTGTTTTTGTTCTGCATTCTCGGCATCTGCGTTGCCATCGCGTACCTGACATCGAATGCCGGCCTCTCGCTGGCACTGGGTGCTTTTTTTGCCGGCCTCATCATAGCTGAATCGGAATTCAACCTGGAAGCATTATCAGATATCATCCCGTTCCGGGATGTATTTACCAGTTTCTTCTTCATCTCTATCGGGATGCTTCTCAATGTTCATTTTTTTATCAGCAATACGATTGTAATCATCATCATTGTCCTCGGTATCATCATCATAAAATTTGGTACGGGAAGCATCTCTGCCCTGGTCCTGGGTCTTCCCGTCCGGACGGTTCTCCTGATCGGTTTTGCCATGGCCCAGATCGGGGAATTCTCGTTTGTCCTTTCCCAGACCGGCCTCCAGTACTCTCTTATCTCGGATGAGACCTACCAGTTGTTCCTGAGCGTCTCTTTGATAACCATGGCCTGCACGCCATTCATGATAAGTGCAGCCCCCCGTATTATCGACACCCTGTCAGACAAAAAAGTCCTGAAACGACAATTGCCGGAACCGGAGGAAGCCATCCGCCCGGACAAGCCCCACGAGCTCACGGACCATATCATTATCGTTGGCTACGGGCTGAACGGCCAGAATGTTGCCAAAACCGCCCGGTTGTCCGCAATCCCGTATACCATCATCGAGATGAATGCCGAGACGGTCAAAGCGGAGAAGGAGAAAGGAGAGCCGATATTTTTCGGGGATGCCACTGATGAAGATGTGCTCAAGCATGCCCATATTGCATCTGCCCGGATCATCCTCATCGTGATCTCCGACCCGGTAGCAATCGGCCTTATTGTGAAGCATGCCCGGCTCATGAATCCCGGTATCCATATCATTGCCCGGACCCGGTATCTCGGGGACGTGAACGAGCTGTACAAACTGGGGGCAGACGAAGTTGTCTCAGAACAGTTCGAGACATCCATTGAACTGTTTACCCGGATCCTGACCCGGTACCTTATCCCGAAAAAGGAGATCGAGACTTTCATTGAAGAGATCCGGAAAAATGCCTACGTTATGCTGAGGGATTTTCCTATCCCGGACCTGTCGTATGAGGAGATGAAAATCAATAACCCGGAAATTACCATTGCATCGGTGCGACTGCCGGAGGGATCGCACTTTATCGAAAAAACCCTCTCCGAATCCGCTATCCGCCAGGATTACCATATCACGATTCTTGCCATACGAAGGAAAAATAACGTTCTTACCAATCCGCCGGGAGATGAAAAATTTGAAGAGCATGATCTTGTCATTGTTCATGGCAATGCAAAGGATATCAGCCGGTTTATTGAACAGGTCCAAAATCTTAAATAA